AGACTTGGAAGCTCGTACGTTTCGCACTTCGCCATCCGGTCTTACGTCAAGAATCCACACACCGCTTCCCATCAGGAACAGGAACCACGCATAGACCGCTGCCCAGAAGTGGACCGTCGAGCCAACAAGCAAGAAGAAGACCATGCAAATGACATATCCTGTGCGATAGGTATCGGCTTTGTCATCAAGTCCCCTTTTGAAGGCCGCCGCTACCAGCAGCGACAGGTAAGCGACAAAGAACAAGACAATGGCCGGAATACCGTGGCGCATGGCAATCACCAGCCAAAAATTGTCGACGCTGGTCGGCATCCACGAAGGGCGCACCCAATCGCCTAGCCCGATGCCAAAGATAGGATGACTGGCGACAGACGCTGTCCCGTATTCCCAGATGCCCAGGCGCATCCAGCCTGTCTGAGCGTCGAATGTGAAACGTGAAATATAGAACTGCACGGGGGTTTGATTCGAGCCAAACTCGACAACCAAGTATCCCATGAACAGAATCCCAAACAACAATGCCCACTTGTGCTTTAAGGGGCGCAGGAGCGCGTTCCACCCGATGAGTACATATTGCAGCAGGACGCCTGCAATAGGAGCTGATGACATCGACATGAATGCGGTCAGCGAAATTATTGCCAGCAACCACCGCGAAAGCGTGTGCTTTCCGTAGCCCAAGACCAGGTATGTCAATGCGACAAGGCTACCACAAAACAGACCAAACAAGATCGAATGGTTGAACGGCCCCTGTACACGCCAGAACCCCATTCGAGGCACCATTTTCGTGATTTCCACGGTGGGCAAAATCATCGCTAGCGTCGACAGCAATGGCTTATCGCCTGTTATCCATTCATACAGGAACAATGGAAGTAGAATGACTATAAGCCTGACGGTGAACTGAAGCATGTCGTGAAAATCGTCCGCAGTGCGGATGTAGCAGCGGGCCAGCAAGTAGCCGCCCAACGTCTCTATGTTCAGCATTCCAATTGCCTCAATCATAGGGAGCGTGCCGCCAACGATGGCAAGGCTCAACGAGGCCCAAATGCAAAACAAGATGATGGCGACGTCCGCAACGCGGATCCGGCCTGCTTTGCCGCGCACCCACATCTGGAAACACGGCACCCACGCCAGGAGCAGAACAAGACGATACACTGACAGATTCAAGGTACCCATGGGAATAATCCATGGGATGAAAAGGCCGACAAGGAAAACCTTAACTGGCCAAGCTAGCCCAACCTTGCTTTTCTCATTCACAGTGTGCTGGTGAAGAAACGTACGGCGACGCCCAACTTCCGCATTACTCGTTGGTGATCTGAGTATACGTTCGGTGTGTCTGCTAGAACGGGAACCAGCACCAGCTCTCATTGCCGCCACCGAGTCGCGCTGTCCACGTTTTTGATGTGTGCCAACTAGTTCTGCCAGAGGATAGCCCTCCTCTCATTGCGACCTGGAGCCAAGAAGTAGTTGCAGCCGGGCCCATAATGGCGCGAGCGTTCGCCAGTTTGGAACGCCAATTGCGCGCTTGAAGCCCAATTTGGCCCATGGGAGAGACTTCCACGCGTTTGGAGATAATTCGAGTGCGAACCGGCGCAGTTCCTCGGATAGCGCCAGGTTTCCGTAGTTGAAAGCTGAGCTTGCTTCTCCGATCGCCTGGAATGCGAGATCCTGTATCAATCCGGCCTCAAGTACATTGGCGTTCGGCAGCGAAGGGGCAGCCCGGAATACCGTCTTGATTGCTTTCTTTCTCTGATAAAGATCGCGTAGAATATTCTGCCCACTGTACATCAGCGACATATTGGCATCATGGAGCCGGTACACGGCCTGATAGTCGCTGATGAACCCGACCGGGGCCTGTGCGGCCAATCTCAACCACATTTCCATGTCCCCGCAATGCGGGAGGTCCTCGCGATACCCGCCAACACGCTTTTGTAGCTCTGTCCGGACGACTGCCGTGGGGGTGGGCACAATGTTCTTCGCCCCAGAGAACGTGATGAAATCATTGCCCGTCAGAACGCGGGTACCGTGGCCAAGCGCCGCTCCACGCAAAGGGTTGATGTGCACGACCTTTCCCTCCCCGTAGCGTATGACCGCACTACCGAATGCAAAACCAGCATCCGAATTCTCGATTAGGAGGCGCGTCGCACGTCCCAATGAGCCAGGCAGGAGATAGTCATCGGCGGAAAGCAGTAAAAAAAACTCGGAGGAGGACCAATCGATCCCTTCATTAAAGGTCGCGACGTGACCCATGTTCACCGCGTGTCGATGAAATTGAACGTTTGTGCTGCCTCTTGCGATCTCGCTCGCCACCTCCGCACTGTCGTCAGGAGAAGCGTCGTCGATTATAAGTATGCGCGGGTCGACATCATGTTGACACAGTATGCTTTCGACACAACTTTCGAGATACTTTCCGTATTTATAGCACGGAATAACTATATCTATGGTCGGATTCATTTCTTCTCCCCGAGATATAACACCTCACATTTTAATGTTTACTTCTACTAGCAACTATTTATTACGCAGAATGCCTTGGACGAAATTGGTTGTTCGCCATCAACGCCCGGCGCAGTGCCTTCTCAACAGTTGCACCAGCAGTGTCCCAAGATCTCGATGCCACGCTTGTCGCTGCCTCTCTTGAAACCGATTCGAAATCTCGCGCGCAAATCACATCTTCCAATGCGGCAGCGAGAGAATGGGGGGTTAGCGAGGCATAACGGACGGAAGGATTGTCCAGCACGACACGGTTGTGGTCGGCGTCATTGACGATCGGGATGCAGCCGGACGCCAGCATCTCATATGGGACCAGCGAAACGTTGGTCAGCGACAGAGTAAGACCGGCAAAACACGTATTATAGATTTCATTGAGTTTATCAGGACTCACTAAACCGTGGTTTGTGAACTTGAATGGAAGGTCGCCGAAATCATTACCGAAGATATGCACCTCGATCTGGGGTTGGCGCTTGGCAAACAGTTCCAAAGCCAGAAGTCCGAGTTCAACAGCCCTACGGGGGGTTCCTAACCGCGCGTAGAACACGACGCCCGAACGCTCTGTCGACGGATCACGGCGATACCGCGTGGTGTCGCAACCAAACGGAAAATAGTCCGTGTCCATGCCAAACTCACGAGCTAGCTTATCGGCCAGCCATCGGCCTGCCGTGATCCCATGGAAGCCCATCCGATAGGTGTTTTCGGCAAGCACACTATTGGTCCCGACCGGGTAGAAATACGGCTCATAGTCCTGAATAAAGTAGAACCGCTTTCCGGCGCAGCGCGCATTGTAGACCCCATAGGCAGATGGCCAACCGGTCGCTAGCACCGCATGTGCGTCACTCATCCCTGCTCGTGCATTACCGATCTCACACGTCATTCCATAGTGCTCGCGCGCAAGCATCTCATAATACTTGTGGTCCCCGCAGTATGGATCATAGAAATAAACGCGGTTTGTGTGCCCTTTGTCTTGGAGGTAGTTCAGGACGCGTGAAATCGTCGTGTGGCCGCCCGACCCTGGCCCTGCAGGACCCATCACCCAATTGATTACCATCGGCTCGCTTGCCGCTATATTTGGGCTGGACGGCAGCGCTGGGCGGATCAGATCGGCCGACGTCACGTCGTCGGGAAAGACGTCCCAGGCGAAGCTTCGCGGTTTGATCCACTCGGATACCTTCAATCTCGCACGGT
This portion of the Rhizobium sp. ARZ01 genome encodes:
- a CDS encoding glycosyltransferase, whose amino-acid sequence is MNPTIDIVIPCYKYGKYLESCVESILCQHDVDPRILIIDDASPDDSAEVASEIARGSTNVQFHRHAVNMGHVATFNEGIDWSSSEFFLLLSADDYLLPGSLGRATRLLIENSDAGFAFGSAVIRYGEGKVVHINPLRGAALGHGTRVLTGNDFITFSGAKNIVPTPTAVVRTELQKRVGGYREDLPHCGDMEMWLRLAAQAPVGFISDYQAVYRLHDANMSLMYSGQNILRDLYQRKKAIKTVFRAAPSLPNANVLEAGLIQDLAFQAIGEASSAFNYGNLALSEELRRFALELSPNAWKSLPWAKLGFKRAIGVPNWRTLAPLWARLQLLLGSRSQ
- a CDS encoding glycosyltransferase family 4 protein; translated protein: MAASTLGSTLSSVRLQIDRRARQISRLLATQGYRTVVDRARLKVSEWIKPRSFAWDVFPDDVTSADLIRPALPSSPNIAASEPMVINWVMGPAGPGSGGHTTISRVLNYLQDKGHTNRVYFYDPYCGDHKYYEMLAREHYGMTCEIGNARAGMSDAHAVLATGWPSAYGVYNARCAGKRFYFIQDYEPYFYPVGTNSVLAENTYRMGFHGITAGRWLADKLAREFGMDTDYFPFGCDTTRYRRDPSTERSGVVFYARLGTPRRAVELGLLALELFAKRQPQIEVHIFGNDFGDLPFKFTNHGLVSPDKLNEIYNTCFAGLTLSLTNVSLVPYEMLASGCIPIVNDADHNRVVLDNPSVRYASLTPHSLAAALEDVICARDFESVSREAATSVASRSWDTAGATVEKALRRALMANNQFRPRHSA
- a CDS encoding O-antigen ligase family protein, coding for MGTLNLSVYRLVLLLAWVPCFQMWVRGKAGRIRVADVAIILFCIWASLSLAIVGGTLPMIEAIGMLNIETLGGYLLARCYIRTADDFHDMLQFTVRLIVILLPLFLYEWITGDKPLLSTLAMILPTVEITKMVPRMGFWRVQGPFNHSILFGLFCGSLVALTYLVLGYGKHTLSRWLLAIISLTAFMSMSSAPIAGVLLQYVLIGWNALLRPLKHKWALLFGILFMGYLVVEFGSNQTPVQFYISRFTFDAQTGWMRLGIWEYGTASVASHPIFGIGLGDWVRPSWMPTSVDNFWLVIAMRHGIPAIVLFFVAYLSLLVAAAFKRGLDDKADTYRTGYVICMVFFLLVGSTVHFWAAVYAWFLFLMGSGVWILDVRPDGEVRNVRASKSMNRQGRSNERAEGARAMQGDRG